DNA sequence from the Parasphingorhabdus cellanae genome:
CGTCCAGATTAATGGGTCGCTGGACAAGTTTTTGCAGCTGACCAGAAACCGGACGATGGTGGCTTACAAGTCCGATGAAAAAGTAAGCCGGGTTTTCCGACAAGCACTGGGTACATCGCGCGCGGAAACGATGATGAACCGTTTTGCGCCGAAAAGGCCGAGCAATATCGCTGAGCTTCTGAAATGGGTGCCTGTAAAAGATCTTGCAGAACTCGTGTCAAGCGAACCGCCGCAGATCGCGGCCGTGCTAATTTCGTTCATGACACCCGAGGCCGCTGCAGACATGTTGCAATTAGTGGCTCCGGAATTGATGGAAGAATTGGTCTATCGCGTGGCGACATTGGGCCCAGTAAGCGCCCATGCTTTGGCTCAAATCCATGGTTTATTAGAGAACAACACGCCATCGGCCGAGGAAATCGCACCGCCAATGGAAATTGGCGGCGTGATGGACAGTGCCTCCATCGTTAACAACCTGCCCAAGCAAGTCGGTCAGGCTGTGCTCAAAGGCGTTAACCGCCGCAACAAGAAAATCGCGAAACAAATCGAAGATGAAATGTTCGTATTCGCAGATCTGATCAACTTGTCGAAAAAGGATATCGGCACTGTCGCACGCAAGGTGGATTCCAGCATATTGGTTCCCGCATTGCGTGGCGCATCAAGCGAGCTCAAAGCCAAGATTTTCGAATCTATGTCGCAGCGCGCTGCCGAAACTATCCAGGACGAAATGGAAGAGGCGCCGCCACTGCCTATGGAAGCTGTGGTTGATGCGCAGCGAGGCGTCATCGCAGTCG
Encoded proteins:
- a CDS encoding flagellar motor switch protein FliG, which gives rise to MAEAATDKDSASEKDGAQLELITGRQTAAILMLLFDDEEAAKILERLEPDEAELLGEAMFSVADVDAVQINGSLDKFLQLTRNRTMVAYKSDEKVSRVFRQALGTSRAETMMNRFAPKRPSNIAELLKWVPVKDLAELVSSEPPQIAAVLISFMTPEAAADMLQLVAPELMEELVYRVATLGPVSAHALAQIHGLLENNTPSAEEIAPPMEIGGVMDSASIVNNLPKQVGQAVLKGVNRRNKKIAKQIEDEMFVFADLINLSKKDIGTVARKVDSSILVPALRGASSELKAKIFESMSQRAAETIQDEMEEAPPLPMEAVVDAQRGVIAVAKLMLDNGEISMSTGGADYV